The Deinococcus aestuarii genomic interval TCACGTCTGGTCTGCTGGCCCCATGAACAGCGCCTCCAGCTCCTCGACAGAGACCAGCGGGATCGCCGCCATCTGCGTCATCAGGTCGAAGGGCTGGGTGCTCATCACACACACCGGCGACACGGTCCAAAAGCCCTCATCCGTCATGCCAAACTCCCCCAATACCTCGGGGAGACGGCTGGCGACGAAGTCGGCGCGGCGCTGGTGCCGTTCCAGGAGCGCGCGTTCCCGCCCGCCCCTGGCCCGCCGCTTCCCCCGGATCAGCGCCTCGACGTCACTCGCCAACTCCACCGGCGTGCGGGCCACCGTGTAGTCCTTGCACTCGATGACCCACACCCGCCTCCGGTGGCGGTCCACGACGAGCACGTCGACGTCTCCCAGATCGCCCCCGTCCAGCACCAGTCGGAGTTTTCCGATCTTGCGGACGTTCTGGCGTACCTCACACCCGTGGCGCCACGCGACCTCGGCCACCATGGCGTTAAAGGTCACCGCCGCGGCCTCCCGCAACCGGTTCAGGGCACGCGACGCCTGCGGCCGCAGCGGGGCGGCCCGATCGGGAATGGACAGACGCCCGTCCCTAAACAGGCTGGAGGCCCAGTACTGCTTCGCGCCCTCCACCACCCGGTTGCCCCACACGATCTCCTCCCCCGCGGTGCCGGGAACCAGCAGCAGGGGACGACGCGCCAGGGACAGTTCACGGTTGAACTGCCAGGGAAACACGTCGGAGGGCCGGTAGGGCTCGGGCGGGGCCAGGAAGTCCGGCCGCGGGGTCAGGACCAGGGGGGCCAGGGCCAGCAGGACCTTTCCGAGCGGCCAGCCCGACCGCTCCCGCAACACCCGCAGGAACTCGGGGAGCGGCAGGCGCGCGTTCCGCCCCTCGAACCGGTCGCCGATGTTCTGTACCTCGTTCAGAAACCCCATCAGGTCCCGGAACGTCAACCCGTACAGGCTCCGGCAGACCTCGTCGATGCAGTCCAGCCTCCAGTCCGGCTCGGTCTCCTCCTCCGCCTCCAAGTGCCGGTAGCGGGCGGCGTTGTTCGCCTCCATGCTGCGGCTCAAGAGGACCGTGGCCTGGTCGGCACTCGCGGCCGCGTAGTCGGGTGCTTGGACCCGCAGGGCACTGTCCGGGCCGTACTCCGCCTCGACCCTCCCCAACCCGTGTTGCAGGGCGTCCCCCGCGACCCCGTAGTCCACGATCGCGACCGCCATGGCGATCAGCTCATCCACGAGCAGGAGGGACGGGGGCCGCCGCCCCGCCGGGGGTTCCGCTCCGCCACCACAAGTTCGATCAGGAAGCGCAGGGCCGTACTCGTGATGTGATGCTGGCCCTCGATTCGCCGGGCATAGGGGCCGTACGCGAGTTGCCGGGTGACGCCCGTGTGCGAGAGCCAGGCGACGTCGTGCCGCAGGGCCTCGTACAGGGAGAGCAGGGCCTCCAGCAGGGCCGGTCCGTCACAGGTGGCGAGGAGCCCCCGCAGCTTGTCAAACAGCAGCCCGTTGGCCTTCTCCATGATCTTCCGGTCGAGCCGGGGAACGGGCCCGGCGGTCCAGCCGGACTCGGAGGCGAGCGTTCGGCCCACCATCACCTGCGCGGCCTGCCACTCGGCGACCTGGACCAGCCGGGGACGGGTGAGGTTGCGGGGATCGAGTTCGGCGTTCAGGCCGAGAGGCACCGAGAAGATCACGCGCTTGTCGCCTCGGGGCGCGACGCGCTCGACGGCGGCGCGGGTCTGCTCCGGCGTCGGCGGCCGTCCGGTCACCAGCTCGGAGAGCACGTGGTGGGCGGCCGCGAGGAGGTGCCGTTCCGCCGTGTTGTCCGGCTCCCCGAGGAACTCCGCGAAGTCCTGGCCCAGCAGCAGGTGGGCCAGGCCGGCCTTTCGGTCCGCGAAGAGGCCGAAGTGGGGTTTGGACCGGTCTCGCTGGGCATGCACCAGCAGGGCGAGGGCAGGGCGCCCGAGCTCCGGCAGCAGCGGGAGAAGCTGCGGCAGCCACACGGCGAGGGCCTGAACGACGTCACCTGTCGGTCGGTCTGGATCCTCATCCTGTGGCTCCGCGACCTCCGACCCTTCTACGAGATTTTGCCCGTCCCCGTCGAGCACCCAAACCGCCGTTCCTTCGTGTTTGACCACCATGGCGCTGCGGCTCCAGGGGGACACGACTGGCAGGTAGACGCCGGGAGGGGCGTCCTTCGCCCGCTCGACGGGGAGAAGCGAGACGCCGTCCAGCCAGGGCACGATGTGCCGGTCACTGGCCGCCTTGACCTCGCGGCGCCACTCCGCGGCCTGCGCCGAGCCGAGCAGCAGCGGAGTTCCTGCTTCGAACGGGAACGACCGGACGAACTCATGCTGGCAGCAGAAGGCGAGGAGTTCCACCGGCGAGCTGATCTGCAGTTCGACCTCAGCGGCCAGAGCCTGCTGGCTCCGGTGCAGGCGATATAGGGCGAGGGGTTCCTCCCGGTAGGCGGTGGCGAAGGTCTCCAGATCGTCCAGTTCCAGCAGCAGCGTCGAAGCTCGCCGTACCGGGGCCATGCTGAAACGAAACGCGTCCCCCAGGTGGCCGACCACCACGAGGGTCAGGAGGTCGTGTGGTGGCAGGTCAGGGGGCAGGCTTGGGCGAACGTCCGGCAGGTCCAGTTCCCAGTGCCCGACCGGTTCCGCAGGGTTGACCCCGGCGAAAGGTTCCGTGAGGACGACGACGTGAAGCAGGAGTTCGGCATCCAGCAGGTGGAGGGATTGCCGGGCGCCCGGGAAGGGTGAGGCCTCCAGAGGCAGGTCAAGTTGGGAAACACCGAGACGGTGGAGGGCCAGAGCCGTACGCTGCTCGCTTGCCTGGGCTACGCAGGCCGTCAGGGCTTCGCTGACCCCGTGTTTTTGCGCGAGACGCACGACGGCCCTGACGGTGGCGGCGAGGAGCGCGTGGGGACAGGCGACAACCACCTCCTGTCCGCCCTGGACCAGGGGGCGCAGGAGCAGCGGGTTCCCCTGGCCTGCGGGAGAGGCGGGGGAGAGGCTGCCCAGCTTGAGACCGAGGTGGAGCAGCAGCTCCCTCGCGCCCACAAGACCGACCAGGGCGGCCAGTTCCGTCCGTTTGAAGGTTATCGCCCTCCTCACGCGGGAGAGCGTGGCGGAGTCGGGGAGCTGGGGGTGCACGGGCCCGTCCGCCAACCAGTGGGGCCCGGACGGTGGAGTGAGGCGGGAGAGGCTGGCGCGCCGGGCTACCGTGTCGGACAGGCGCAGGACGCTGGCGACGAGCCGGTGCGCCTCCCGGACGAACCCACGGGGCAGGGCCTCCGAGCCGAGTCGTATGGCGCCGACCAGGCTGGCCAGTACGCTCGGCCCCCCAGTCGTCGCCCCTGGGAAGACCAGATAAGGCCCCTCGTCAAAGTCGAACAGCTCCGTGAAGTGGTGCTCGTGGGGATCGTCCTGCCAGGCGATGGGGCCATCCCGCAGCAGTTCGGAGCATAGAAGTTGCTGGAGTTCTTCGCGTGCCGGACGGCGTCCTCCTGAACGGCACGCACAGGCGCCAGCGGCGAGCGCTTCCAGCTGCGCGAGCATGTGGGCATGCCCGGGAAGCAATTGCAGGCCTGCGGCCGTTCTCAACACCTCGGCGGCGGAGTAACCACGCAGCAGGGCCGCTATTTCACGGGCAGGAAGAGACAGGGCAGGGCTTTCGGTGACGGTGGACCTCTGGTGGCTGAGGATAAAGTACCCGGCTGTTGCTCCTCCACGAGTTCGGTAGAGACGGGCGGCAGGGCGCGTTCACGCTGGCTGACCAGCACTCCTACTGCACCCCTCACAGCTTCTGCCAGACCTCGACGGCCTTGAGGGTGCCCAATCCGAGCTGGGCCGCCACGGCTCGGGGGTCACCCGTCCGTTGCAGCAGCCGCAGCCCCGCCGCATTCCGCAGCGCCCGCCAGGCCTTGTAGGGCACATTGGCCCGTCGGCACAACAGGTACACGACCTTGCGGAGTTCGTACTCACTGCTCAGGTCGAACACGGGCCCGGTGGCCGCGAACAGTTCCGTGTGCCCCCGCTCCCGGCCGTACACCTCAAGGGCCGTGAGGAGTTCACCGTGGGCCTCGACCGTGCGGCCCAGGACACTGAGTTGCCCCGCCCGGGTGTCCACATCCGCCCAGGTCAAGTGCAGAACTTCAGGACCCGTGAGTCCCGCCTGGGCGCCCAGCAGGACCAGGGCCCGGTCACGAACACTGGCATGCGTCACCAGCCGCCGCACCTCATCCTCGCTGTACAACTCGCGGTGTTCCTCGGGCCGGTTGCTGGGGAGTTTCAACCCCACGAAAGGATTGGGACCGGGGTGGGCGCCGTGCTCGATCAGTAATCCGTAGAGGCCGCGGACCCGGGTGAGGTGGTTGTGGATGGTGGCGGGCGCGTGGGTGTGCTTCTGCACCAGGAGGCCGAGGTAGGCGTGGGCGTCCCGGGGCGTGGCGTTCAACACACTGCGTCTCTCCTCCTCAGTCCAGCGGAGGTAGGCGCGCAGGGAGGAGAGGTGGTTCTTGCGGGTGGCACTGCCGAAGTGACCGGGAAGCCCTCCAGCGATGAGGTCGAGAAAGGCCTCGTGATCGCCCCGTTCCAGGGTGCGCCATAGACGGGGGAGGGGAGACGCGGTCACCTCCTCAGAATATATACAAATAGGGTCACCCGCTCCCAGCGGCAATCTACTCCCCCTTGCTTGTGCAGGGCTCCGGCAGGTACCCAGGCATGCATGGGGGGAGTAAGCAGGCAGTTCCTCATGTTTCCAGGTGCCTCTTTCCAAGCTTGAGCAAGGGCCGGAGCAGGAGGACTTGCTGCGGGAGCAGGGAGACCTGACTGGGAGACGCTGACACAAGCGCGGGCGCTTGGAATTGTGACGTCTGAACCGTCCCTCTGCCTCTCTTCTTGCCCGGGTTTGCCGGGAAGTTGGGAATTTGGAAAGCGAGGCAAAGGCCTCTTTTGTATATATTCCAGCATATTCCTCAGCGGGGCCGGAGTTGGAACGTGCAGTTCGCCACCACCCGCCGGCTGGGGTTGAACGGTTGAATCATCAGTCGGGCCCTGACGCCCAGCGCCATGGTCAGCGTTTCCACCCACGGTCCCTGCGGGGTCGAGTACACCGCGGTCGCAACGAAGGTGTCCGGTGCGGACCGGACGACCCTGATCAGTCGTCCCACCGAGGCGTTCGTCAGGGAATCGTTGATGGTGCGGCTTAGGCCGCGGGCGTACTGCCCTGAAAGATGTAGCACCTACCACTGGTGGTCGGGGTGACCTTCACCGCGCTGACCCAGGCCGACCCCTTCAGCCCAAGCCGCACGCTGGTGGTGCCTTGACACGGACCGCCTAGCAGTGGTAGCTCTTGTTCCTGCTCACGGGCTGCGACGGCGCGCCGTAGGCGACGTACCACCTGACAGCAGTGTCGCTCTCGCCGGCCCTTCCGGGGGAGATGGTCACCACCTACGGCCGTTTTCCAGCGGGCGCCGCCGTCACGCTCGGGACGCGGACGGTGGCCAGCATGCCGGTGTCGGG includes:
- a CDS encoding integrase; translated protein: MTASPLPRLWRTLERGDHEAFLDLIAGGLPGHFGSATRKNHLSSLRAYLRWTEEERRSVLNATPRDAHAYLGLLVQKHTHAPATIHNHLTRVRGLYGLLIEHGAHPGPNPFVGLKLPSNRPEEHRELYSEDEVRRLVTHASVRDRALVLLGAQAGLTGPEVLHLTWADVDTRAGQLSVLGRTVEAHGELLTALEVYGRERGHTELFAATGPVFDLSSEYELRKVVYLLCRRANVPYKAWRALRNAAGLRLLQRTGDPRAVAAQLGLGTLKAVEVWQKL